Proteins encoded together in one uncultured Desulfosarcina sp. window:
- a CDS encoding Na+/H+ antiporter subunit G produces the protein MPIAELITGFFLIVGAIFLLVGSIGLFRLPDFYMRLHGPTKASTLGIGAILMASIVFFSFKGGGISISIKEFLIILFIFLSAPITANMLAKAALHVRKKPRGDTLNHERLEAIRERRR, from the coding sequence ATGCCAATTGCAGAACTGATCACCGGATTTTTCCTCATCGTGGGCGCCATATTCCTGTTGGTCGGGTCCATCGGATTGTTTCGCCTGCCTGATTTTTACATGCGCCTGCACGGGCCCACCAAGGCATCGACACTCGGAATCGGGGCCATACTGATGGCGTCGATTGTCTTCTTTTCATTCAAGGGAGGCGGCATCAGTATCAGCATCAAGGAGTTCCTGATTATTTTGTTCATTTTTTTATCGGCCCCGATCACCGCAAACATGCTGGCAAAGGCCGCCCTGCACGTCAGAAAAAAGCCCCGCGGCGATACGTTGAACCATGAACGGTTGGAGGCGATTCGGGAGCGCAGAAGGTAG
- a CDS encoding K+/H+ antiporter subunit F — protein MLDVILLVVSAIIGISLLLNLWRFMIGPHTLDRVIALDTMYINAIALIVILGIFMGSPLYYEGALIIAMLGFVSTTAVCKFILRGDIIE, from the coding sequence ATGTTAGATGTGATTCTGTTGGTCGTCAGTGCGATCATTGGCATCTCACTGCTGCTGAATTTGTGGCGTTTCATGATCGGGCCCCATACACTGGACCGCGTGATCGCCCTGGATACCATGTACATCAACGCCATCGCCCTGATCGTCATTCTGGGCATTTTTATGGGCTCCCCGCTTTACTACGAAGGGGCACTGATTATCGCCATGCTGGGATTCGTCAGCACAACCGCGGTGTGTAAGTTCATCCTGCGGGGGGATATTATCGAATAG
- a CDS encoding Na+/H+ antiporter subunit E, which yields MRKMNLRRYFPDPFSFTLLGVVWLLLTHRFTVGNFLLAAILAWLIPLGVSRIRTATTPVKKPLKLIAFFGVLVGDIIVSNIVVAKQVLSVPERLQPGFVAIPMDLKEALPITILASTISLTPGTVSIEITEDRKTLYVHALHVESETELVGRIKHRYEKPLKEIFEC from the coding sequence ATGAGGAAAATGAATCTTAGGCGCTATTTCCCCGATCCATTCAGTTTTACCTTGTTAGGAGTCGTCTGGTTATTACTGACCCACCGGTTTACCGTCGGCAATTTTTTGCTTGCCGCCATTCTGGCCTGGCTCATCCCATTGGGTGTCAGCAGGATTCGAACGGCCACGACGCCCGTCAAAAAACCCCTAAAGCTGATTGCTTTTTTCGGGGTGCTGGTGGGCGATATTATTGTTTCCAATATTGTCGTTGCCAAACAGGTGCTAAGCGTGCCGGAGCGCTTGCAGCCCGGATTTGTGGCCATACCGATGGATCTGAAAGAGGCGCTGCCGATCACGATACTGGCCAGTACGATTTCCCTGACACCGGGAACCGTCAGCATCGAGATCACAGAAGATCGAAAGACACTCTATGTGCACGCGCTGCATGTAGAGAGCGAAACAGAACTCGTCGGTCGGATCAAACATCGATATGAGAAGCCGCTGAAGGAGATTTTCGAATGTTAG
- a CDS encoding monovalent cation/H+ antiporter subunit D, translating to MNHFPILPVLLPSLAGIAMLLPPLSTRLNMQRWVAWGVLTVLMAIGGILILQAQRETLTYALGGWQPPFGILFVVDRLAALLIALTAVLAFCAGLYSAEEEDRKGPFYYPLFLFQVMGINGAFLTGDLFNLFVFFEILLIASYALIVHGGGREKTKAGFHYVTLNLIGSALFLVALGTLYGTLGSLNMADMAFRVGQLLPEDQTLVKTGGLLLLLVFSLKSALLPLHFWLPKTYGAASASVVALFAVMTKVGFYSICRVFAGIFGNEAGALANLATPWIWPLAIATIAIGSAGVYAATSLRSITANMVIVSVGTLLLAFLMDGGRSLFVGFYYMLHSTLVTGALFLIADLIGRQRGIAMDEMVRVRPVNQATLLSVFFFAFAIAAIGLPPLSGFVGKALLLQSASRLAEQVWVWPALLISSLMALVAFTKAGSTFFWHVSPKDASGGRNARLTQMVSLSILLSATVLMTVFADSILAYSQGAARDIRKRPIITQPQSQIDRSPIHEENES from the coding sequence ATGAACCATTTTCCCATACTTCCGGTATTGCTGCCGTCGCTGGCGGGCATCGCGATGCTGTTGCCGCCCCTGTCCACGCGGCTCAACATGCAGCGCTGGGTCGCCTGGGGGGTGCTCACCGTACTGATGGCCATCGGTGGGATATTGATCCTGCAAGCACAGCGTGAAACGCTTACCTACGCCCTGGGGGGCTGGCAGCCGCCGTTCGGCATCTTGTTTGTCGTTGACCGCCTGGCTGCCCTGCTGATCGCCCTGACCGCAGTGCTCGCCTTTTGCGCCGGATTGTACAGTGCCGAAGAAGAAGATCGAAAGGGGCCTTTCTACTATCCGCTGTTCCTGTTTCAGGTCATGGGCATCAATGGCGCTTTTTTGACCGGAGACCTTTTCAATCTCTTCGTATTCTTCGAAATCCTCTTGATCGCGTCGTATGCACTCATCGTTCACGGGGGCGGGCGCGAGAAAACAAAGGCGGGTTTTCATTACGTCACCTTGAATCTTATCGGATCGGCGCTCTTTCTGGTTGCCCTGGGTACCCTTTATGGAACGTTAGGCTCGCTGAACATGGCAGACATGGCGTTTCGGGTCGGGCAACTCCTGCCAGAAGACCAGACCCTCGTCAAGACCGGCGGTCTGCTTTTGCTGCTGGTCTTCAGCTTGAAGTCGGCCTTGCTGCCGCTGCATTTTTGGCTGCCCAAGACGTATGGTGCGGCGTCAGCCTCGGTGGTTGCGCTGTTTGCCGTCATGACCAAAGTGGGGTTCTATTCGATCTGCCGGGTCTTCGCCGGTATTTTCGGAAACGAGGCCGGTGCGCTGGCGAATCTGGCCACGCCCTGGATTTGGCCGCTGGCCATCGCCACCATCGCGATCGGAAGTGCGGGTGTCTATGCCGCAACCTCCCTACGGTCGATAACGGCGAACATGGTCATCGTTTCTGTTGGAACGCTGCTGCTTGCCTTTTTGATGGACGGCGGGCGATCCCTGTTCGTCGGTTTTTACTATATGCTGCATTCCACCCTCGTCACCGGCGCGTTGTTTCTGATCGCCGATCTGATCGGAAGGCAGCGGGGGATCGCCATGGATGAGATGGTCCGGGTGCGACCGGTAAACCAAGCAACGCTTTTATCAGTGTTTTTTTTCGCCTTTGCCATTGCCGCCATCGGCTTGCCGCCCCTATCCGGTTTTGTTGGCAAAGCCTTGCTCTTGCAGTCAGCGAGCCGGCTTGCAGAGCAGGTGTGGGTGTGGCCGGCCCTCTTGATCAGCAGCCTGATGGCGCTGGTCGCCTTTACCAAGGCGGGCAGTACGTTTTTCTGGCACGTTTCCCCAAAAGACGCGTCAGGCGGCCGGAACGCGCGGTTGACCCAAATGGTTTCCCTATCCATTTTGCTTTCGGCAACCGTATTGATGACCGTTTTCGCCGATTCGATTTTGGCATACAGCCAGGGGGCCGCCAGAGATATTCGCAAGCGCCCGATCATCACACAACCGCAGAGCCAGATCGACAGGAGCCCCATCCATGAGGAAAATGAATCTTAG
- a CDS encoding Na+/H+ antiporter subunit C produces MELIFALCVGVMTSCGVYLCLRGTTFTIVIGLTLLSYAVNLFLFASGRLHLNAAPILGVSQRIGDPLPQALVLTAIVIGFGMTAFLVVLAMRTCADWGNDHVDGKPQAMEAVIQQENGPS; encoded by the coding sequence ATGGAGTTGATTTTCGCTTTGTGTGTCGGCGTGATGACCAGTTGCGGGGTTTATCTATGCCTTCGCGGAACCACGTTTACGATTGTCATCGGCCTGACCTTGCTCTCCTATGCCGTCAATTTATTCCTTTTCGCCAGCGGCCGTCTTCATCTCAATGCCGCGCCCATATTGGGCGTATCCCAGCGAATCGGCGATCCGCTGCCGCAGGCGCTGGTGCTGACGGCAATCGTAATCGGTTTTGGCATGACGGCCTTCCTCGTCGTGTTGGCCATGCGAACCTGTGCCGACTGGGGCAATGACCATGTCGATGGGAAACCGCAGGCGATGGAGGCTGTCATTCAACAGGAGAACGGGCCTTCATGA
- a CDS encoding monovalent cation/H+ antiporter subunit A, which produces MSLYWIPSLLVLGAVGPLVAARWGRSACTTVTALFPAVALAAVAFRIPRIFDGHVFRHDVDWIPVLGLNFAFRMDGLSVLFSTLILGIGLLVILYARYYLSAEDPAGRFYAYLLLFMASMVGIVLANNLLLLWFFWELTSISSFLLIGYWHHRSDARKGARMALTITGVGGLALLGGFILMGQTVGSYNIDQVLSNGDLIRASSRYPTILLLLLLGAFTKSAQFPFHLWLPHAMAAPTPVSAYLHSATMVKAGIFLLARLYPVLSGTTSWFLIVSVTGMVTMLFGAYHALFKHDLKGLLAYSTISHLGLITLLFGMGTALAAVAAVFHIINHAIFKASLFMAAGIIDHETGSRDMRKLNGLWNQMPITATLAMVAAAAMAGVPLLNGFLSKEMFFTETLQQSTLGSISWMVPVFATIGGAFSVAYSLRFIHDVFFNGEPKNLPKTPHEPPRYMRVPVEILVALCLIVGVFPEYTVGDVLATASRVVLGDRLPEYHLSIWHGLNLPLLMSVLAMLGGGLLYYNRQRLFRLQTYFPEHNESQRFDDVLTWLQQRMRRCLAGFDNGSMQRAVFWLFFVALVFSMVPLMELDMTIGARPQIPIDFVMVAGATLLCVSSVATVVWHHQRLIAILLLSVVGMVVAVAFALFSAPDLALTQLAVEVVTIVLLLLALHFLPQRIRNFSSPNRIIRDASVAVLIGGVLGTITFALITRPLESISGYFVDNAKALGGGTNIVNVILVDFRGFDTYGEISVLAIAALGISKLVEHMRPVRSLVDADGLRWASDKHPMMLSVVSQAVLPLAMMVSVYIFMRGHNLPGGGFIAGLITAVAMIQQYIAQGHTWLKARLSINYLHLIGSGLLIAAATGVGGFLWHQPFLKSWHGHFHIAWLGEIELASAMAFDLGVYLTVVGACMMILSRLGRLTYSPEYP; this is translated from the coding sequence ATGAGCCTGTATTGGATTCCCTCGCTATTGGTTCTGGGCGCGGTCGGACCACTGGTGGCTGCGCGTTGGGGACGCAGTGCCTGCACGACAGTCACCGCGCTTTTCCCGGCGGTCGCTCTGGCCGCCGTGGCGTTCCGTATCCCGCGCATTTTCGACGGACATGTTTTTCGCCATGATGTGGACTGGATTCCCGTGCTCGGGTTGAACTTCGCTTTCCGCATGGACGGCCTCTCCGTATTGTTTTCGACCCTGATCCTCGGTATCGGTCTGTTGGTCATTCTGTATGCCCGCTATTACCTGTCCGCTGAAGATCCGGCCGGTCGATTTTATGCCTATCTATTGCTTTTCATGGCTTCCATGGTTGGTATCGTGCTCGCAAACAACCTGCTGTTGCTCTGGTTTTTCTGGGAGCTCACCAGTATCAGTTCCTTTTTGCTGATTGGATACTGGCACCATCGCAGTGACGCCCGTAAAGGGGCACGCATGGCTCTGACGATCACGGGTGTCGGCGGACTGGCATTGCTGGGCGGCTTTATCCTCATGGGCCAAACCGTCGGGTCCTACAACATCGATCAGGTGCTTTCTAACGGGGATCTGATCCGCGCTTCCAGCCGATACCCCACCATACTTCTTCTCCTTTTATTGGGGGCGTTTACCAAGTCGGCACAATTTCCGTTCCATCTTTGGCTTCCGCATGCCATGGCCGCCCCGACACCGGTCAGCGCGTATCTGCATTCGGCAACCATGGTGAAAGCAGGCATCTTTCTGCTGGCGCGACTGTACCCCGTCCTTTCCGGGACCACGAGCTGGTTCTTGATCGTCAGCGTTACCGGCATGGTGACGATGCTCTTCGGGGCTTACCATGCCCTGTTCAAACACGATCTGAAAGGACTGCTCGCCTATTCCACGATTAGTCACCTGGGGTTGATCACGCTGCTGTTTGGCATGGGAACCGCTCTCGCTGCGGTGGCGGCCGTCTTCCATATCATCAACCATGCCATCTTCAAGGCCTCTTTGTTCATGGCGGCCGGCATCATCGATCATGAAACCGGCTCCCGGGACATGCGCAAACTGAACGGCCTCTGGAACCAGATGCCCATCACGGCCACCTTGGCCATGGTGGCTGCTGCGGCGATGGCCGGCGTACCGCTGCTCAACGGATTCTTGTCCAAAGAGATGTTTTTTACGGAGACGTTGCAGCAAAGCACACTGGGATCCATTTCCTGGATGGTGCCTGTGTTTGCCACCATCGGCGGTGCTTTTTCCGTCGCCTACTCGCTGCGATTCATCCACGATGTGTTTTTCAACGGCGAGCCGAAGAATTTGCCCAAAACGCCCCATGAACCGCCCCGCTATATGCGCGTACCGGTCGAAATCCTAGTTGCGCTCTGTCTGATCGTTGGCGTTTTCCCGGAATATACCGTCGGGGATGTGCTTGCCACCGCCTCAAGGGTCGTGTTGGGTGACCGGTTGCCCGAATACCACCTGAGCATTTGGCACGGCCTGAATCTGCCGCTGCTGATGAGCGTGCTGGCGATGCTTGGCGGCGGTCTCCTCTACTACAACCGGCAGCGGCTCTTCAGGCTTCAAACCTATTTTCCGGAGCACAACGAGAGCCAGCGATTCGATGATGTGCTTACCTGGCTGCAGCAGCGCATGCGTCGCTGCCTGGCCGGGTTTGACAACGGCTCCATGCAGCGTGCCGTGTTCTGGCTGTTTTTCGTGGCCCTTGTTTTTTCGATGGTGCCGTTGATGGAACTCGACATGACCATCGGTGCAAGGCCGCAAATCCCCATCGATTTCGTCATGGTCGCCGGTGCCACCTTGCTTTGCGTCAGTTCCGTCGCCACTGTCGTCTGGCATCACCAGCGATTGATTGCGATCCTGCTGCTTTCCGTGGTGGGCATGGTGGTCGCCGTTGCCTTTGCGCTGTTTTCCGCACCCGATTTGGCATTGACCCAATTGGCTGTGGAAGTGGTCACGATTGTGCTGCTGTTACTGGCCCTTCATTTCTTGCCTCAGCGAATCCGCAATTTCTCCTCTCCCAACCGAATCATCAGAGATGCATCGGTGGCGGTGTTGATCGGCGGTGTCCTGGGGACCATCACCTTTGCGCTCATCACCCGACCGCTCGAATCCATTTCCGGGTATTTCGTCGACAATGCCAAAGCCCTGGGCGGCGGAACGAACATCGTGAACGTTATCCTGGTCGACTTCCGCGGATTCGACACCTACGGCGAGATCAGCGTACTGGCCATCGCCGCTCTGGGAATCAGCAAACTGGTCGAACACATGCGTCCGGTTCGGTCTCTCGTTGATGCCGATGGGCTGCGTTGGGCGAGCGACAAACATCCGATGATGCTGTCTGTCGTTTCCCAAGCGGTATTGCCGCTGGCCATGATGGTATCCGTCTACATTTTCATGCGTGGACATAATTTGCCCGGCGGTGGTTTCATCGCCGGTCTGATCACCGCTGTTGCGATGATCCAGCAGTATATCGCCCAAGGGCACACCTGGTTGAAAGCCCGCTTATCGATCAACTATCTCCATCTGATCGGAAGTGGTTTGCTGATCGCCGCTGCGACCGGCGTTGGCGGCTTTTTGTGGCATCAGCCGTTTTTGAAAAGCTGGCACGGTCATTTCCACATCGCCTGGTTGGGTGAGATCGAATTGGCCAGCGCGATGGCGTTTGATCTGGGTGTATACCTCACCGTTGTGGGAGCTTGCATGATGATTTTATCCAGACTCGGACGATTGACCTATTCGCCCGAATATCCATGA
- a CDS encoding sigma-54 dependent transcriptional regulator — MATQSEQRHLILAVDDNRNALEIIRRILAQSGYEVLICEGVPDAVNLLNDQRVDLVITDMKMPKHSGFELVRHVSENFQDTAVIMVTGYPSIEGAVEAIKIGADDFLAKPYTDDELISVVRRALDRLTAQRAAQSVLEWDASFGIVGNSEPMKKVFKLIAKAATMTANVLISGESGTGKELVARAIHYNSPRSSAAFVPVNCTAIPESLVESELFGHEKGAFTGANANRSGFFEVADGGTLFLDEIGDASQSLQAKLLRVLQNKEIIKVGSSQIIKVDARIVAATNKDLPDLIHRKLFREDLYYRIDVIDIAIPPLRERREDVPLLIRHFTAQLCEEMGRDPLFFSDRAMNAMAAYSWPGNVRELENLVQKLIVTVDGNRVDMVDLPGTMRFSIEHQAGLNRPLAAVEHEYIQNVLASVGGNKTQAAKILKIDRKTLREKLKKIASNPN; from the coding sequence ATGGCGACGCAATCGGAACAGCGACATTTGATTTTGGCAGTTGACGACAACCGCAATGCATTGGAAATCATCAGACGAATTTTGGCCCAGTCGGGCTACGAAGTGCTCATCTGTGAGGGGGTTCCGGATGCCGTCAACCTATTGAATGATCAGCGCGTTGATTTGGTGATTACGGATATGAAAATGCCAAAGCACAGCGGGTTCGAACTCGTCCGCCATGTCAGCGAGAATTTTCAGGATACGGCCGTTATCATGGTCACCGGCTATCCGTCCATAGAGGGTGCGGTCGAGGCCATCAAGATCGGCGCAGATGACTTTCTGGCCAAGCCGTATACCGATGATGAATTGATTTCTGTTGTTCGACGGGCGCTTGACCGATTGACAGCGCAGCGTGCGGCCCAGAGCGTACTGGAATGGGACGCATCCTTTGGCATCGTCGGCAACAGTGAACCCATGAAAAAGGTATTCAAGCTCATTGCCAAGGCGGCGACCATGACCGCCAACGTTCTGATTTCAGGTGAAAGCGGGACGGGCAAGGAACTTGTCGCCCGGGCGATTCATTACAACAGTCCACGTTCATCGGCAGCGTTTGTCCCGGTAAACTGTACGGCAATCCCCGAGAGTCTCGTTGAGAGTGAGCTTTTCGGCCACGAGAAAGGCGCCTTTACCGGTGCGAATGCGAACCGCTCCGGTTTTTTTGAAGTGGCCGACGGCGGCACCTTGTTTCTGGACGAAATCGGTGATGCCAGCCAAAGCCTTCAGGCCAAGCTGCTCCGTGTGCTGCAGAACAAAGAGATCATCAAAGTGGGTTCCAGTCAGATCATCAAAGTCGATGCACGAATTGTAGCGGCCACGAACAAAGACCTTCCGGATCTCATCCATAGAAAGTTGTTCCGGGAAGATCTTTACTACCGCATCGATGTGATCGACATTGCCATCCCGCCGTTGCGCGAACGCCGTGAAGACGTGCCGTTGCTCATTCGGCACTTCACGGCGCAACTCTGTGAGGAGATGGGTCGTGATCCGTTGTTTTTCTCGGACCGTGCAATGAATGCCATGGCGGCCTATTCGTGGCCGGGAAATGTCAGAGAACTGGAAAACCTGGTTCAAAAACTGATCGTCACCGTGGACGGAAATCGCGTGGACATGGTTGATTTGCCCGGGACCATGCGTTTTTCGATCGAACACCAGGCGGGCCTGAATCGTCCATTGGCCGCTGTAGAACACGAGTACATCCAGAATGTGCTGGCCAGTGTCGGCGGCAACAAAACGCAAGCCGCAAAAATTTTGAAAATAGACAGAAAGACCTTGCGGGAGAAACTGAAAAAAATCGCCTCCAATCCAAACTAG
- a CDS encoding ATP-binding protein: MAVHDEKFKSAKGHGGTRTCSMPPNEKAKLIEKIRVLNCLYQISELVVDGTHAFKKTIQAMIDLVPQAFEYPEKVAAVLSLGEMRYQSPGFTFSASSAQKSIVVNGEVRGQLEIGCIEDGSFALSTGGVCTIEENNLLEAVAKKIAYIIDRKEALDKKKILEDQLRHADRLATIGQLAAGIAHELNNPLGDILGFAQLASNSPDLNDDVYRDLVKIVKSALYAREIIKKVLYFGRQTHPKEEQADLNKLIGEWIDFFESRCAKSGIQIVVERDEGLPIVKGDPAQLNQVIVNVVINAIQAMPDGGTLTIRTLSQEDWVSIRVEDTGRGIEEENKDKIFLPFFTTKEVDEGTGLGLSVVYGIVNEHGGCIEVDSKKGNGSTFEIKFPI; the protein is encoded by the coding sequence ATGGCGGTGCATGACGAAAAATTCAAGTCTGCCAAAGGGCATGGGGGCACACGCACATGTAGCATGCCGCCGAATGAGAAAGCAAAACTTATTGAAAAGATACGTGTTTTAAACTGCCTGTATCAGATTTCCGAGTTGGTGGTTGATGGCACCCATGCTTTTAAGAAAACCATACAGGCCATGATAGACCTGGTGCCGCAAGCCTTCGAATACCCCGAAAAGGTTGCTGCGGTTCTTTCGCTGGGCGAAATGCGTTATCAATCCCCCGGTTTTACGTTCTCTGCATCAAGTGCGCAGAAATCTATTGTCGTGAATGGTGAAGTTCGTGGACAGCTTGAAATTGGTTGTATTGAGGATGGATCTTTTGCGCTAAGCACAGGGGGTGTTTGCACCATAGAAGAAAACAACCTGCTCGAGGCTGTAGCCAAAAAAATTGCGTACATCATCGACCGAAAAGAGGCATTGGACAAAAAGAAAATCCTGGAAGATCAGCTCAGGCATGCCGACCGTTTGGCGACCATCGGTCAGTTGGCCGCAGGCATCGCCCATGAATTGAACAATCCATTGGGAGATATTCTGGGGTTTGCTCAATTGGCGTCCAATTCTCCTGATTTGAATGATGATGTTTATCGAGACTTGGTCAAGATCGTAAAATCAGCTTTGTATGCAAGAGAAATTATTAAGAAAGTGTTGTATTTCGGGAGGCAGACCCATCCAAAGGAAGAACAGGCCGACCTGAACAAACTGATTGGCGAGTGGATCGATTTTTTTGAGTCGCGATGTGCAAAAAGCGGGATTCAGATCGTGGTGGAGAGAGATGAAGGACTGCCGATTGTGAAAGGCGACCCCGCACAGCTCAATCAAGTGATCGTCAATGTCGTGATCAATGCCATCCAGGCCATGCCTGACGGCGGCACGTTGACCATCAGGACCCTGTCACAGGAAGACTGGGTTTCGATCCGCGTCGAGGATACCGGGCGAGGTATCGAAGAAGAGAACAAGGATAAAATTTTCCTTCCCTTCTTTACCACCAAAGAAGTCGATGAAGGCACCGGATTGGGGCTCTCCGTCGTTTATGGGATTGTCAATGAACATGGCGGATGCATCGAGGTTGACAGCAAGAAGGGAAACGGATCAACGTTTGAGATCAAGTTTCCCATATAG